In Chitinophaga oryzae, the sequence CGATGAACAAAAGAGTAAAATTTGATTTTGACATCCGCTTCACCAACGGCGGCGGCATCAAAGGAGAAGATTTCCGGCTGGATATCGCCGGCGACGATATCTCCGACAAAGAACTGGCTGACTATATCGTGGCAGACATGCGCCTGCTGATGGTAGGCGAAACACGTATCCTCAACAAGGAGATCCTTACTGAGCCGCATAAACGAAAACCTGTCGGCACCAGTGGCGCCAGCTATCTCATAGATCTGAGCCACACCATCGAAAACGGGCTGGTCACCTACAAAGGACTGCCGGCGCCGGTCATCTGCGACTTCCTCAGCCGGGAAGCCTCCGCCGCCCTCTACGACGGCGATACCACTTTCCAGATCGGGAAAATAGAAATGGTCACCAATACCGGCACGTATATCGACTGCCCTTTCCATCGCTATGCCGAGGGGAAAGACCTGGCGGAAATGCCGCTGGAACGGTTCGCCGACCTGGACGCCATTGTGATCCGGGCGCCTTACCAGGATGGCCTGGCCGTGACGGCCGACCGGCTGCGCCACCATGAAATACGCAATCGCGCCGTACTGGTGCATACCGGATGGGACGCCCACTGGAACACGCCCGCCTACTACGAAAACCATCCTTACCTCACCGCAGACGCCGCCGGATACCTGCGCGACTGTGACGTGAAGCTGGTCGGCATCGATTCCCATAACATCGACAATACGCAAGGCAAAAGCAGGCCGGTGCATACCACGCTGCTGGGCGCGGAAATCCTCATCGTGGAACATCTCTGCCACCTGGAACTGCTGCCGGAAGACGGGTTTACCTTCAGCGCCGTCCCTCCGAAATTCAAAGGCGTAGGGACCTTCCCGGTACGGGCCATGGCCAAACTGAAAAATCCGCCGGACGCCGGGGAAAGCTAGAGACCACAGGCATTCAACCATCGACAAAAAAATGACATTATGACCCAAAGCTTTCGCTTTGGGTTTTCTAATTTTGCATTCCTCATGGCTCTTCAAAGAGGTGTGTACGATCACAGATGTTCATAGAGATACCGCAAGCGACCGAAGCCAACGCACGACAATACCGGACCGCCGTTTCCGTTTTCTTTTTTATCTCCGGCCTGGGCTATTCCACCTGGGCGTCCCGGATACCCTCCATACAGCAACAGCTTCAGCTCAACGAGGCGCAGCTGGGACTGGTGCTGCTGGCGCTGCCCATAGGGCTGATGCTGACCATGCCCATCACCGGAAAGCTGCTCGGCCGCTTCAGCAGCCGTAAAATCATGGTGATCGGCGCTATGGTGTTTAACGTAGTACTGAGCCTTCCGGGTTTTACTACCAGCCTCTGGCAGCTGGCGCTGACCCTGTTCTGCTTCGGCTCTTCCCGTAACCTGCTCAATCTCTCCATGAATGCACAGGCCGTACAGGTGCAGCATATGTATCACAAGTCCATTATGACCACCTTCCACGGTATCTGGAGCATCGCCGGTTCCGCAGGAGCCGGCATCGGCTACCTGATGGTGTCCATGCAGGTGGCGCCTGCCTGGCATATGCTGATCATCAGCGGACTGCTGCTGGTATTTACGCTGTATTACGGGCCACGTAACTACCCTGACCAGCCGGCGCCCAACCCGGTAAAAAAGCCGGCGTTTTCCCTGCCAGACAAGTCATTGCTGCGCTTTTCCTTTATCTGTTTCGCCTGTATGGCCACCGAAAACACTATGTACGACTGGAGCAGCATTTACTTTCATAAAGTGGCGGGCGGCACTGCCACCGCAGCCACAGCTTCTTTCATGACTTATATGGCCGCCATGACGCTGGGCCGTTTTGCCGGCGACCGCCTCGTAGCGCAGATGGGCATTAAAAACATGCTGTATTACAGCGGATGGCTGATTTTATCCGGCCTCCTGCTTGCCATTGTGCTGCCTCATCCGGTCACCACCGCTATCGGCTTTATCTTTACCGGCCTGGGCGTATCCTGCATTGTGCCGCTCGTATTCAGCCTCGCCGGCAAATCCCGCGAAGCCAACAGCGGACAGACGCTCGCTTCTATTTCCACTATCGGCTACCTGGGCTTCCTCATTGTACCCCCGCTGGTAGGATTTGTAGCGCAGGCCACCCATCTGCGGGTATCTTTTGGCCTCATGGCGTTGTGTGGACTGCTGATCGTATTGATGGTGAAGGGTCTCCCTGAAACAAAAAGGGAAGCCCCGGTACAGGATACCAGGGCTGATTCATAGGGGTTTCTCAGATAGCTATTCGTTTGTAGTCTCTTTATAATTTGAAGAATATCTTTCGTTTGTACAACCAGTAACAAAGGCCCCATTCCAGCGCCAGTACCGTCAGGGCTGACAGGACGTCCCGGATTCCTTCCGGTATGCCCGGCATGGCGGTAAACCCTTTCACAAAAATACCCGTCGTCGGGTTCACCCATTGTACACCGACCGTTTCAAAAAACAGGTAGATGAAGATGGCGTTCATACCTGCTACGGAGGCTATCCAGGCGTACCTTACATATCCCCGCACATCGGCCAGCCAGTAAAAAAGCGCCATGATCAGCATCACCCAGCCACCGGACGCCAGCACAAAAGAAGCCGTGCTGATGCGTTTAATGATCGGCGTTATCCCGGCGGCATCCAGTCCGAAACCAGCCACCAACCCAACTACGCCGGCTATAACCAATACGCGCGTTTTCTGCAGCGGTGTCCGCGGGCCTGTCAGCAGTTTGCCCGCCAGCACGCCCCAGATAGTGTGTGCAGCCGTAGGGATACAATTGATCGCGACCCATCCGTCCGGGTTGATTTTCCCCATCAGGACCGTATCCATGAAGGCACCGAAATTGTGCCCTTGCGTAAAAGCATCCTCGAACCCAGGTAAAAGAATAAAACGATACATGACATCAGTGGCAAGGAGCAGCAACAGGCTGACCACCAGCTGATATACTACAGAACGGCGAATAATCAGATATGCGACGATAGTGGTTACGGACAACTGCGTGAGCACATTCCATAACTCCCAGACTAACCGCCCCGCATATACGCAATGTAATGCGGTACCGAATATAAATAATTTCCCGCAACGCCACGCAATATGTGTAAAATTTTGTTGCCAGCTGACCCCCTTCTGTGATTTGGCATTCCACGATAAATACATGGCTGTGCCGGCTATGGTCATAAAAGCTGGTTGCACCAGATCCCATGCCCGCAGGCCATTCCACGGGTGGTGGAAGAACTGTTGCATAAACGTATGCCATGCACCGTTGGATGACAGACTGTCGAGCGCCCAGTACAGATGCGTGCTTTCCGCTGCCAGTAGAAGCATGATAACACCCCTCATCATATCGAGGGATTGTAGCCGTTGGGTCATAGGTAGAAAAATGAGCTCCTTAAAATAGTTATTCTTTCTCACATTTACCAGTACCCCGGGAAAAAGCACGGGTCGGGGCATGGTGCCTCCGACCCGTGTGTACGGTTTGTATACCGCAGCGATTATTCGTTATTCATCCGCACGATAGCAGGCATAAAGCGGCCTTCCACCTGCACCAGTTCCCGCTGTGCGTCCATCACCCGGTCGATGTCCTTGTAGGCCAGCGGGTTTTCTTCCACGCTGCCGCCGATCAGGGTCACGCCCGCACCGGCCACTATTTTTTTCAGTGCCGACACGGTCATTTTCTCCCGGGCCTTCGAGCGGCTCATCGCCCTGCCGGCTCCATGCGCGGCGGAATACAACGACTCCTCCGCGCCTTTGCCTCTTACCAGGTAGGCCGGCGTGGTCATACTGCCGGGAATAATGCCCAGTTCGCCGGCATGCGCCGGGGTGGCGCCTTTCCGGTGGATGACCACTTTCCGTTTATCCGTCAGCGTTTCCTCCCACGCAAAATTGTGGTGGTTTTCGATGGTGGCCAGGCTTTTCAGTCCTGCTGCTTTCGCCAGATGACGATGGATCTGCTGGTGACAGGCACGGGCGTAATCGCCCGCCAGGTTCATACTCAGCCAGTACTCCTGCCCCGCTTCGCTGTTCATGTCCAGCCAGGCCAGCTGCCGCGCGGAACGCGGAAGCTTACAGGTGTCGGTCGCTATTTTCGTATAATGCTGCGCGATAGCGGCGCCCAAACCGCGGCTGCCGGAATGTGACAGCAAAGCCAGGTACCGCTTCGGCGGCAACGACAGCGAGTTGTCTTCTTCCAGCGTCAGCAGCCCGAACTCTACAAAGTGGTTGCCGCTGCCGGACGATCCCAGCTGCCGTACCGCTTTGCCATGCAGGCTTTTCAACAGCGGCGTGTCATGAAACTCTGGCCTGTCCAGCACCGGATGCTCCTGGCGGAACTCCAGTCCCCCTTCCATGCCAAAGTGAGTGTACGCTTTTATCGCCATTTCCAACTGGTAACGGTAGCGCTTCAGAAAACTTTCTCCTTCATCGAAAAGGGTGAGTGCCATCCGGCAGCCGATGTCCACGCCCACCGCATAAGGGATCACCGCCTGTTCGGTAGCCAGCACGCCACCTACCGGCAGGCCGTAGCCCATATGCGCGTCGGGCATCAGCGCGCCCTGCACCGTGACAGGCAGCGACATGGCCACCTCCATCTGCTGGCGGGCGGCCTGTTCTATTTCTTTACTGCCGTATATCTTCAGTTGCCCGCCGGCTTCCAGCAGGTCAAACGACTGAAAACGACGCTCCTCCGGCTGGTCAGCGAAAACCGCTGCTATCTTTCCCAGCACTTCATCGTGTAAAAAATCAGCCGGACGCGCCCTGATATCCGTCAGCAGCTGAATAATGGCCGCCTTATCATGATGTTTGAAATGCCGCGCCATAATATTGATCACCAGGCTCCTGGCCCGGTCGTCGGTATAACCGATTTTACTCAGTTCTTTTGTTTTTAATCCAGACAAAACGTAATTATTTAGATATTTGGATATTGGGTTATGGGGTTATTTTACCGGCTACCTCATTGTACTATTATTGCAGCAGGCGATATGCCCACGCAGCGCAACAAAGGAATCATCCCGGTACTGCCGGAAACGGCATACCAGGGCATTCAGCAACAATATTATAAAATACAGGAAATAACCCGGTGGGTCCGCCTTTTTAGGCGACCATTGCAAGAAGCGATATGTGGAGATGTTCTGTCATGGGTAGTTCGTTTTTAACAGTGAGAAAAACGAATAACGCGGCAAAGATAGGATATTTTAACATTTTATCATTTTATCAATTTAAATATTTGATTTACGGATGTTGGAATTTTTTGATTTTGGAATTTAATAAATCAAAGACCATGTTATACTATATTGGATTGATCTTCATCGTATATCCCCGAAATCCCAAAATTCCAAAATCAAAAAATCCATAAATCCAATAACCAAATAACCAAATGCAAAGGTGGTGTTAAAGTTAACGTTGGTAATTGCTGAAAGCGTAAATTTGTATACAGTGTTTTTCCCCGCAGATGATAACCTCCGGACCGCTCCGGGCGGGGTATTACAACAATAGTAAAACCTTGCACATGGACAAACAACTCATCCGTAACGCTTACAAAATTTATTGGCTGGAAAATGGTAAAGCCCCTGTTTCTGTATATAGCCTTTGCAAACAGCTGGACATCGCGGAAAGCACTTTCTATGAACAATACAGCTCACTGGAAGCCATCGAAAAAGACATCTGGCTGGCTGTTTTTGAAGACACCCTTGCCCAACTGCGCAACGATGAAACGTACCAGCAATATTCCGCACAGGAAAAACTGCTGGCCTTTTATTTCCTCTGGGTACAGAAACTAAAGGATGACCGCAGCTACTTCCTGCAACAAAGGGAACAATTCAGGCTGCCGGACCTTTACCGCAATAAGCTGGACACCTTCAAACATGCCTTTTACGCTTACGTAAGGGAACTGATCAAAGAAGGTTATGTCTCCAACGAAATCAAGGAAAGAAAATATATCTCCGATCAATATGTACATGGCTTCTGGGTACAGGCCCTTTTCGTGCTGAAATACTGGCTCAACGACTCCAGCGCCAACTTTGAAATGACAGATGCCGCCATCGAAAAAGCAGTCAACCTCAGCTTCCAGCTGATAAAGTCCAATACACTGGATTCACTGCTCGATTTTGGCAAATTCATCTTTACGCGGAAATAGGCTTTATGAAAGAACAATCCAATATTCCCACCTCCAAAGTAGAAAGGGCGGGAAAATTTGTCACCACCGGACTGAAAGTAGGCACCAACTATATTAAACATTATACCCGTAAACTGGTGGACCCGTCCCTTTCCAAAGAGACGCTCCACCAGGATAACGCCGCTGATATCTACGAAACGCTCAGCAGCCTGAAAGGCAGCGCCCTGAAAGTGGCCCAGATGCTCAGTATGGACAAAGGCATGCTGCCTAAAGCCTATACCGAAAAGTTCGCCATGTCGCAATACAGCGCACCGCCGCTCTCCGGCCCGCTGGTGGTCAACACGTTTGTAAAAACGCTGGGCAAATCACCGGCACAGCTGTACGATAAATTCGAAATGCGCGCCTCCAACGCCGCCTCCATCGGCCAGGTGCACAAAGCCTGGAAAGACGGGAAAGCGCTGGCCGTCAAAATACAGTACCCCGGCGTGGCCAACAGTGTAAAATCCGACCTCCGCATTGTGAAACCCTTTGCCATCCGCATTGTAGGCATGAACGAAGTGGACATGGACAAATATTTTGAAGAGATAGAAAGCAAACTGCTGGAAGAAACAGACTATAAACTGGAGCTGACCCGCTCTATGGCGCTCTCCCGCGAATGCGCCCATATCCCCCACCTGCTGTTCCCCCAGTATTACCCGGAACTGTCGTCCGACAGAATCATCACGATGGACTGGCTCGAGGGGCAGCACCTGAAAGAATTTCTGCAGGGCAATCCCTCCCAGGAAGCCCGCAATAATATCGGGCAGGCGCTCTGGGATTTTTACCAGTTCCAGGTACACCAGCTGAAACAGGTACATGCCGATCCCCATCCGGGCAACTTCCTCATGCGGCCCGACGGTACCGTCGGCATTTTCGATTTCGGCTGTGTAAAGGAAATACCGGAAGACTTCTATTACAATTATTTCCTGCTTACCGACAAGGAGGTACTGAAAGACGACAAACGCCGCTATGAAATATATACCAACCTGGAAATGATCCATCCTACGGATACGCCCAAAGAAGTGGAATTCTTCTCCGGGCTTTTCCAGCATATGATAGACCTGCTCACCCTCCCCTTCACCGTAGACCATTTTGACTTTGGCAACGAAGCCTATTTCAATGAAATCTACGCTTACATGGACGAACTTTATAACATGAAGGAAGTCAGGGAGTCCAAAGTGGCCAGAGGGTCGCGGCACAGTCTGTATATCAACCGGACCTATTTCGGGCTGTATTCTATCTTAAGTGAACTGAAAGCCAATATAGTGACCGGCGCCAGTGGGTTCTCGCCTCGCAAGGAAACCAAGTGAGCCAGTGGGTTCTCGCAAAGACGCAAAGCAGCAAAGAACGCGAAGAATCATATAAGCCAGCTAAGAAAGCAAAGGAGCGAAGATCAAATGTGATCTCCGCTCCTTTGCTTTCTTATTTATTCTTAAAAAACTTTGCGTTCTTTGCTGCTTTGCGTCTTTGCGAGAACCTACATCGTGGGAATAGGGGCGTTGGTCGCAACTTGTCCTGCCTCATCATCATTTATCTCTAAATTGCGGCATGGCAAATGAATGGTATAACCGCAAATGGGCTATTGTCGCGACACATGCACTCGTGTGGACGCTGTTGTACTCGCTCCCTTTCCTGCTGCGCCCCACCTACGAAAAACCATCTCCTGCCGAGATGGCGGAACGGGCGTCCTGGTTTTACTTCCTGCTGGTTTTTTATCTCACCCAGATCATCTTTTTTTACACCAACGCTTTTTACCTGATACCCAAGCTGGTACAGCAAAAACGGATCATGGAATACACCGGCGTGTTGCTGCTGGTGTTCCTGTTTTTTTGCACCATGCGGTTCGCCTTTGAACGGTTTTACCTGGGGAAAACAGCGGTAGACCTGAAGCCGCTGATCCTCTTCACCGTTTTTGCTTTCCTGTTTATCTTATCGGCCAGCACCGCGTTCCAGATGGTGCGGGAACGGATACTGATGGACCGGAAAGTCAGCGCCCGGGAAAATGAGAACCTGAAAACGGAGCTGTCCCTCCTGCGGTCGCAGGTAAGCCCCCACTTCATGTTCAATGTGCTTAATAATATGGTGTCGCTGGCCCGGAAAAAATCGGACCTGCTGGAGCCCTCCCTTATCAAATTGTCTTCGCTGATGCGGTATATGCTCTACGAAGCAGACGAAGAGAAAATGCCCCTCCAGCGCGAAGTGGAATACCTGCAAAGTTATATCGACCTGCAACGGCAGCGTTTTGGCAAAAATGTGGAGATCAACGTGGAAATGAACGTGCCCAACAACCACTACGAGATAGAACCGATGTTGCTGATACCATTTGTGGAAAACGCCTTCAAACACGGGACAGGCTTCATTATGAACGCCCGGATCGATATCAACCTGTTTACCACGGCGGATAAACTTTTTTTTGCCGTCAGGAACAAATACAGCACCGCTTCCGAAGAAGTAAAAGATAAAACCAGCGGTATCGGGCTGGCCAACGTAAAACGCCGGCTCAACCTGCTTTATGGGAATAACTACGTACTCCAGATCAACACCAAAGATGACTGGTTTTACGTAACATTGCAGCTGGACCTGCATTAAATGCCAAAATCAACATTTTTTGATGAAATGTATAGCCATTGATGACGAACCGTTGGCGCTCGACTTGCTGGAAGACAATATCAGCATGGTGCCTTATCTGCAGCTGGTAGCAAAATGCAACAATGCTTTCGAGGCAATGGAAGTATTGCGGACGCAGCAGGTCGATCTTATTTTCCTCGATATCCAGATGCCGGGCCTTACCGGCCTGCAGTTCCTGCAATCCATGGCCAGCAAGCCCCTCGTCATCCTGATCACTGCTTATGAGAAATACGCCCTCGAAGGGTTCAATCTCGACGTCACCGACTACCTCGTTAAACCGGTATCCCTGGAACGTTTTGTAAAAGCCTGCAACAAAGCCAACGAGCTGCATCAGCTCAGAAGCGCCGGCAAAGCCGCCCGCGACCAGAGCGATTTCTTCTTCGTCAACGTGGATTACAGCCTGTTTAAGGTGGTCTTCGCGGATATCATCTGGGTAGAAGGATTAAAGGATTATGTGAAAATCCACCTGAAAAGCACCAACAAACCGGTCATCACCCGCATGAGCATCAAAAACCTGGAAGAACAACTGCCGCCGGCCCGTTTTATCCGTATTCACAAATCGTACATTATCTCTGTGGCCGCCATCACCGCCATCCGGAAAAACAGCGTGTTCCTGCAGGATACCGAGCTGCCTGTAGGCGATACTTACCGGGATGCCCTTTATGCGATCGCCGGAAAAAGTCAGTCCTGATAAAGCACCTTTTGTAGCAAAAAAAGCACCTTTCATCTCATTTGCCGAAAAAATCGATTTGGCAAGTCTACTTTTGTATACTCAGAATTCTAATACAATGCGAAAAATCTACTTGTTTTTCATGTTTGTGCTCCTGCTGACACAAGCTCACGCCCAGGCCCCGGGCGGAAAAATGCCCCCGGGTACGGCTGGTAAAGGTCCAGGCAATATCGGACATGTATATGGTAAATTAATTGACGCCGATGGCAAACCCGTCGGTTATGCCTCCGTCATCATCCTGCAGGGCCGTATGGACTCCGCCACCAAAAAGATGAAAGACGTGCTGGTAAAAGGTATGCTCACCAAGGCCAACGGCGAGTTCAGCCTCGACGAGCTGCCGCTCAGAGGGCCGCTCAAATTACAGGCTTCCGGCACCGGCTATAAAACCTACACCCAGCCGGTTGTATTTCCTCCGATCGATAAAGACCTCGGTAACATCAAACTGGCCGCCAGCACCACACAGCTGCAGGGCGTAACCGTGACCGGCTCCAAGCCCATCATGCAGATGGATATTGACAAGAAGGTGTTTAACGTAGAGAAAAATATCACGAGCACCGGCGGCACCGCCCTCGATGTGATGAAAAACGTGCCCTCCGTAAATGTGGACATCGACGGGAATGTGACCCTGCGTAACAGCGCCCCGCAGCTGTTCATCGATGGCCGCCCTACCACCCTCACCCTCGAACAGATCCCCGCTGACGCAATCGAAAGCGTGGAAGTGATTACCAACCCCTCCGCCAAATACGACGCCTCCGGCGGCAACGCGGGCATCCTGAACATCGTACTGAAGAAAAACCGCAAAACCGGCTACAACGGTAACCTCCGCGCCGGCGTGGACAAACGCGGCGCACTCAATGCAGGCGCCGACTTCAACGTACGCCAGGGTAAACTCAATTTCTCCGCCAGCGCCATGGGCAACCAGATGAAGAGCCGTACCACCGGTACCACCGACCGGCTCAACTTCGGCGACAACCCGAATACGCACATCCTCCAATCCAACAGCAACAAATCCAACGGCGGCTTCGCCTTCGGAAAAGTGGGCGTGGACTGGTTCGCCACCAACCGTACCACCTTCTCCGTCTCCGGTATCAAAGTACACGGCGAATTCAAGCCGGAAGAGAACATCAACATCTTCACAGATACCATCAGAGGGAAAGACATCACCCACATGTACAGCGAACGTAATTCCCATTCCAAAATGGCATTCGACGCAAACGGGCTGGTACTGGGCATGAAACACCTGTTCCCCAGGGAAGGCGAAGAACTGACGGTAGATGCTAACTACTTCGGCGGCAAAAGCAAAAACAACGCTGACTACATCACCGATTTCTACGCCAACGGACAAGGCGGCACTATCAACCGCACCGACAAACAACAGATCCTGGGCAACGGTAAAATCACCTTCATCACGGTACAGACCGACTACGTAAGACCTTTTACCCAAACACTCAAGCTGGAAACAGGTCTGCGTATGTCCAGCCGCCGCACTGAAAGTAACTTTAACAACTACATGTTCGACCACCAGGCCGGTGAATATAAACTGATCCCCGGCGCGTCCAACAATTTCAAAAATACGGACAACGTATACGCGGCTTATGCCAGCATCTCCCACACCATCAAAAACTTTGGTTACAAAGTGGGCCTGCGCGCAGAAAGCTCCGATTATAAGGGAGAACTGATCAACGTAAAACAGGAGTTTAAAAACAACTACCCTGTCAGCCTGTTCCCCTCCGTATTCCTCAGCCAGAAGCTGAAACACGACCAGGAGCTGCAGGTAAGCTATACCCGCAGGATCAACCGGCCGAACTTCTTCCAGCTGATTCCGTTTACCGATTCTACCGATAAACTGAATATCACAAAAGGTAATCCCGGCCTGGTGCCTGAATTCACCAATTCCGTGGAGATGTCCTACCTCAAAACGTTCAAGGGCAACAACACCTTCATGGGTACCGTGTACTACAAGCACACCAACGGTCTGATCACCCGCTTCCTTACCAAGGAAACCGATCCGGCCAACGGCGCCGAACTGCTGGTAAACACCTACATCAACGCCAATTCCAGCTACTCTATGGGTGCGGAACTAACGTCGATGAATACATTGACCAAATGGTGGTCGATGTCTGCCAACGTGAATATCTATAATTCGAAAATCAATACGGACAATACCGGTCAGCCTTCGCAGGACGCCCTATGGGCCTGGTTCGGTAAACTGAACAACACCTTCAAGCTGCCGCTCAACTTCGAGATACAGCTCACCGGTTTGTACCAGTCCAAAACTAATCTGCCGGTTAACGACAACAAAGGCAGACAGGACGGGCCTCCCATGCAGCAGTCACAAAACGCGTCGCAAGGTTACATTGCTTCCTTCTACGCTGTGGATGCCGCTATCAAGAAGAGTTTCCTGAAAAACAATGCCGCTTCGGTGACACTGAGCTTCAGCGATATCTTCAGGACCCGCAAAATGGACCAGTACTCTGAAAGCGTTTACTTCACGCAGTATTACAACCGGCTCCGTGATCCGCAGATGATCCGCCTCAACTTCGCTTATCGCTTCGGGAAAGTGGATATGACGCTGTTCAAACGCAAGAACATGGCCGGCGGTATGCAGGGCATGCAGGAAGTAGTGCAGTAATTTACTGGCTTCCGGATGCAGGGGATTTATTGATGCAACGGGCTGCATCGGTAAATCCCCTGATCATTTTCAATGGCAGGAGTTAAGCAGGGCCTGGATCTACGGATTCCGGCCTTTTTCGTTGGGGTATAACAGGTAGGCGGGATCGCTCTGCCACACTTCCTTTGTATCGATGTTCATAGCCGACAGCTTGCCGGTGAAGGCCGCACCGGTATCAATATTGAACACATTGACACGGTTCATCGGCAGCTCTTCATCGTAGTTCAGCGTAGGGGTGTGACCGATATATATTTCATTGTAAAGCAGCAACCGCTTGGGATAGCAGCGGGAATCCTTTTT encodes:
- a CDS encoding RtcB family protein; translation: MSGLKTKELSKIGYTDDRARSLVINIMARHFKHHDKAAIIQLLTDIRARPADFLHDEVLGKIAAVFADQPEERRFQSFDLLEAGGQLKIYGSKEIEQAARQQMEVAMSLPVTVQGALMPDAHMGYGLPVGGVLATEQAVIPYAVGVDIGCRMALTLFDEGESFLKRYRYQLEMAIKAYTHFGMEGGLEFRQEHPVLDRPEFHDTPLLKSLHGKAVRQLGSSGSGNHFVEFGLLTLEEDNSLSLPPKRYLALLSHSGSRGLGAAIAQHYTKIATDTCKLPRSARQLAWLDMNSEAGQEYWLSMNLAGDYARACHQQIHRHLAKAAGLKSLATIENHHNFAWEETLTDKRKVVIHRKGATPAHAGELGIIPGSMTTPAYLVRGKGAEESLYSAAHGAGRAMSRSKAREKMTVSALKKIVAGAGVTLIGGSVEENPLAYKDIDRVMDAQRELVQVEGRFMPAIVRMNNE
- a CDS encoding sensor histidine kinase; the protein is MANEWYNRKWAIVATHALVWTLLYSLPFLLRPTYEKPSPAEMAERASWFYFLLVFYLTQIIFFYTNAFYLIPKLVQQKRIMEYTGVLLLVFLFFCTMRFAFERFYLGKTAVDLKPLILFTVFAFLFILSASTAFQMVRERILMDRKVSARENENLKTELSLLRSQVSPHFMFNVLNNMVSLARKKSDLLEPSLIKLSSLMRYMLYEADEEKMPLQREVEYLQSYIDLQRQRFGKNVEINVEMNVPNNHYEIEPMLLIPFVENAFKHGTGFIMNARIDINLFTTADKLFFAVRNKYSTASEEVKDKTSGIGLANVKRRLNLLYGNNYVLQINTKDDWFYVTLQLDLH
- a CDS encoding acyltransferase family protein, which translates into the protein MMRGVIMLLLAAESTHLYWALDSLSSNGAWHTFMQQFFHHPWNGLRAWDLVQPAFMTIAGTAMYLSWNAKSQKGVSWQQNFTHIAWRCGKLFIFGTALHCVYAGRLVWELWNVLTQLSVTTIVAYLIIRRSVVYQLVVSLLLLLATDVMYRFILLPGFEDAFTQGHNFGAFMDTVLMGKINPDGWVAINCIPTAAHTIWGVLAGKLLTGPRTPLQKTRVLVIAGVVGLVAGFGLDAAGITPIIKRISTASFVLASGGWVMLIMALFYWLADVRGYVRYAWIASVAGMNAIFIYLFFETVGVQWVNPTTGIFVKGFTAMPGIPEGIRDVLSALTVLALEWGLCYWLYKRKIFFKL
- a CDS encoding LytR/AlgR family response regulator transcription factor, with the protein product MKCIAIDDEPLALDLLEDNISMVPYLQLVAKCNNAFEAMEVLRTQQVDLIFLDIQMPGLTGLQFLQSMASKPLVILITAYEKYALEGFNLDVTDYLVKPVSLERFVKACNKANELHQLRSAGKAARDQSDFFFVNVDYSLFKVVFADIIWVEGLKDYVKIHLKSTNKPVITRMSIKNLEEQLPPARFIRIHKSYIISVAAITAIRKNSVFLQDTELPVGDTYRDALYAIAGKSQS
- a CDS encoding MFS transporter, with amino-acid sequence MFIEIPQATEANARQYRTAVSVFFFISGLGYSTWASRIPSIQQQLQLNEAQLGLVLLALPIGLMLTMPITGKLLGRFSSRKIMVIGAMVFNVVLSLPGFTTSLWQLALTLFCFGSSRNLLNLSMNAQAVQVQHMYHKSIMTTFHGIWSIAGSAGAGIGYLMVSMQVAPAWHMLIISGLLLVFTLYYGPRNYPDQPAPNPVKKPAFSLPDKSLLRFSFICFACMATENTMYDWSSIYFHKVAGGTATAATASFMTYMAAMTLGRFAGDRLVAQMGIKNMLYYSGWLILSGLLLAIVLPHPVTTAIGFIFTGLGVSCIVPLVFSLAGKSREANSGQTLASISTIGYLGFLIVPPLVGFVAQATHLRVSFGLMALCGLLIVLMVKGLPETKREAPVQDTRADS
- a CDS encoding cyclase family protein, which produces MNKRVKFDFDIRFTNGGGIKGEDFRLDIAGDDISDKELADYIVADMRLLMVGETRILNKEILTEPHKRKPVGTSGASYLIDLSHTIENGLVTYKGLPAPVICDFLSREASAALYDGDTTFQIGKIEMVTNTGTYIDCPFHRYAEGKDLAEMPLERFADLDAIVIRAPYQDGLAVTADRLRHHEIRNRAVLVHTGWDAHWNTPAYYENHPYLTADAAGYLRDCDVKLVGIDSHNIDNTQGKSRPVHTTLLGAEILIVEHLCHLELLPEDGFTFSAVPPKFKGVGTFPVRAMAKLKNPPDAGES
- a CDS encoding ABC1 kinase family protein, which encodes MKEQSNIPTSKVERAGKFVTTGLKVGTNYIKHYTRKLVDPSLSKETLHQDNAADIYETLSSLKGSALKVAQMLSMDKGMLPKAYTEKFAMSQYSAPPLSGPLVVNTFVKTLGKSPAQLYDKFEMRASNAASIGQVHKAWKDGKALAVKIQYPGVANSVKSDLRIVKPFAIRIVGMNEVDMDKYFEEIESKLLEETDYKLELTRSMALSRECAHIPHLLFPQYYPELSSDRIITMDWLEGQHLKEFLQGNPSQEARNNIGQALWDFYQFQVHQLKQVHADPHPGNFLMRPDGTVGIFDFGCVKEIPEDFYYNYFLLTDKEVLKDDKRRYEIYTNLEMIHPTDTPKEVEFFSGLFQHMIDLLTLPFTVDHFDFGNEAYFNEIYAYMDELYNMKEVRESKVARGSRHSLYINRTYFGLYSILSELKANIVTGASGFSPRKETK
- a CDS encoding TetR/AcrR family transcriptional regulator, translating into MDKQLIRNAYKIYWLENGKAPVSVYSLCKQLDIAESTFYEQYSSLEAIEKDIWLAVFEDTLAQLRNDETYQQYSAQEKLLAFYFLWVQKLKDDRSYFLQQREQFRLPDLYRNKLDTFKHAFYAYVRELIKEGYVSNEIKERKYISDQYVHGFWVQALFVLKYWLNDSSANFEMTDAAIEKAVNLSFQLIKSNTLDSLLDFGKFIFTRK